The proteins below come from a single Sorghum bicolor cultivar BTx623 chromosome 4, Sorghum_bicolor_NCBIv3, whole genome shotgun sequence genomic window:
- the LOC8069915 gene encoding beta-amylase 8 isoform X2, with protein MDPLRSRSNCSWKEPTPRRSAAACGCGHAVARRSRPQIGAGAGGWKRPRAMKHPPQRDGEPSPSPPPQRRPRGFASTAGGSPRRRGEREREREKERTKLRERHRRAITSRMLAGLRQHGNFPLPARADMNDVLAALARAAGWTVQPDGTTFRSSNQPLLPPPPPQLHGVFQVASVETPALINTLSSYVIGTPLDSQASALQTDDSLSPSSLDSVVADRSIKTENYGNSSSVSSLNCMDNDQLMRSAVLFPGDYTKTPYIPVYASLPMGIINSHCQLVDPESVRAELRHLKSLNVDGVVVDCWWGIVEAWTPRKYEWSGYRDLFGIIKEFKLKVQVVLSFHGSGEIGSGDVLISLPKWIMEIAKENQDIFFTDREGRRNTECLSWGIDKERVLRGRTGIEVYFDFMRSFHMEFRNLSEEGLVSSIEIGLGASGELRYPSCPDTMGWKYPGIGEFQCYDRYMQKHLRQSALSRGHLFWARGPDNAGYYNSRPHETGFFCDGGDYDSYYGRFFLNWYSGVLMDHVDHVLSLASLAFDGAEIVVKVPSIYWWYRTASHAAELTAGFYNPTNRDGYSPVFRMLKKHSVILKLVCYGPEFTIQENDEAFADPEGLTWQVMNAAWDHGLSLCVESALPCHNGEMYSQILDTAKPRNDPDRHHAAFFAYRQQPPFLLQREVCFSELCTFVKCMHGEAPHNGEG; from the exons ATGGATCCACTCCGGTCGCGGTCAAACTGCAGCTGGAAGGAGCCCACTCCACGGCGCAGCGCAGCAGCTTGTGGTTGCGGGCATGCGGTAGCTCGGCGCTCGCGGCCGCAgatcggcgccggcgccggcgggtgGAAGCGACCCAGGGCCATGAAGCACCCGCCGCAGCGCGACGGGGAGCCGTCCCCGTCCCCTCCGCCGCAGCGGCGGCCGCGCGGGTTCGCTTCCACGGCGGGGGGTTCGCCGCGGAGGCGAGGCgagcgggagcgggagcgggaGAAAGAGCGGACGAAGCTGCGGGAGCGGCACCGGCGCGCCATCACTAGCCGCATGCTCGCCGGGCTCCGGCAGCACGGCAACTTCCCGCTCCCCGCCCGCGCCGACATGAACGACGTCCTCGCCGCCCTCGCCCGCGCCGCCGGCTGGACTGTGCAACCCGACGGCACCACCTTCCGCTCCTCCAACCAACCACTcttgccgccgcctcctccccaGCTG CATGGAGTGTTTCAGGTTGCATCTGTGGAAACCCCAGCTTTGATCAATACTCTGAGCAGTTATGTCATTGGAACACCATTAGATTCTCAGGCATCTGCCCTACAAACAGATGACAGTCTGTCACCATCATCACTGGACTCAGTTGTGGCAGACCGAAGCATAAAGACTGAGAACTATGGGAATTCCAGTTCAGTCAGTTCTCTCAACTGTATGGACAATGATCAG TTAATGAGATCAGCAGTATTATTCCCCGGTGATTACACCAAAACTCCATATATACCAGTTTATGCTTCTCTGCCT ATGGGCATTATTAATAGTCACTGCCAATTAGTTGACCCAGAGAGTGTACGTGCTGAACTAAGGCATCTGAAGTCTCTGAACGTGGATGGTGTTGTTGTTGACTGTTGGTGGGGGATTGTGGAAGCCTGGACTCCTCGGAAGTATGAATGGTCTGGTTACAGGGACCTTTTTGGTATAATTAAAGAGTTCAAGCTCAAAGTTCAG GTTGTATTGTCATTTCATGGGTCTGGAGAGATTGGATCTGGTGATGTGTTAATCTCTCTCCCAAAGTGGATCATGGAAATTGCAAAAGAGAACCAGGATATATTTTTTACAGATCGCGAAGGTAGAAGAAACACAGAATGCCTTTCTTGGGGGATTGACAAAGAACGAGTCCTTCGTGGGAGAACTGGCATCGAG GTCTATTTTGATTTCATGAGGAGTTTCCATATGGAATTCAGAAACTTATCTGAAGAGGGTCTTGTTTCTTCTATCGAAATTGGATTAGGTGCTTCTGGGGAGCTAAGATATCCTTCATGTCCAGACACAATGGGCTGGAAATATCCTGGTATTGGTGAGTTTCAG TGTTATGACAGGTACATGCAAAAGCATTTACGGCAATCAGCACTGTCCCGGGGTCATTTGTTTTGGGCACGTGGACCTGATAATGCTGGCTATTATAATTCAAGACCACATGAAACTGGCTTTTTTTGTGATGGAGGCGATTATGACAGCTACTATGGACGTTTTTTCCTTAACTGGTATTCTGGAGTCCTAATGGATCATGTGGATCACGTGCTGTCGCTTGCTAGTCTTGCATTTGATGGAGCAGAAATAGTTGTGAAG GTTCCATCTATCTATTGGTGGTACAGAACTGCAAGCCATGCTGCAGAGCTTACAGCGGGATTCTACAATCCTACAAATAGAGATGGATACTCTCCAGTTTTCAGAATGCTCAAGAAGCATTCTGTAATTCTTAAGCTCGTTTGTTATGGTCCTGAGTTTACAATTCAAGAGAATGATGAAGCATTTGCGGATCCAGAAGGTTTAACCTGGCAG GTAATGAATGCAGCATGGGATCATGGACTATCTCTATGTGTAGAGAGTGCTCTTCCATGTCATAATGGTGAAATGTATTCTCAAATCCTGGACACAGCAAAGCCTAGAAATGACCCTGATCGTCACCATGCTGCGTTCTTTGCGTACCGTCAACAACCTCCGTTCCTTTTGcagagagaagtttgcttttcgGAGCTCTGTACCTTCGTAAAGTGTATGCACG GGGAGGCTCCCCATAATGGAGAAGGTTGA
- the LOC8069915 gene encoding beta-amylase 8 isoform X1: protein MDPLRSRSNCSWKEPTPRRSAAACGCGHAVARRSRPQIGAGAGGWKRPRAMKHPPQRDGEPSPSPPPQRRPRGFASTAGGSPRRRGEREREREKERTKLRERHRRAITSRMLAGLRQHGNFPLPARADMNDVLAALARAAGWTVQPDGTTFRSSNQPLLPPPPPQLHGVFQVASVETPALINTLSSYVIGTPLDSQASALQTDDSLSPSSLDSVVADRSIKTENYGNSSSVSSLNCMDNDQQLMRSAVLFPGDYTKTPYIPVYASLPMGIINSHCQLVDPESVRAELRHLKSLNVDGVVVDCWWGIVEAWTPRKYEWSGYRDLFGIIKEFKLKVQVVLSFHGSGEIGSGDVLISLPKWIMEIAKENQDIFFTDREGRRNTECLSWGIDKERVLRGRTGIEVYFDFMRSFHMEFRNLSEEGLVSSIEIGLGASGELRYPSCPDTMGWKYPGIGEFQCYDRYMQKHLRQSALSRGHLFWARGPDNAGYYNSRPHETGFFCDGGDYDSYYGRFFLNWYSGVLMDHVDHVLSLASLAFDGAEIVVKVPSIYWWYRTASHAAELTAGFYNPTNRDGYSPVFRMLKKHSVILKLVCYGPEFTIQENDEAFADPEGLTWQVMNAAWDHGLSLCVESALPCHNGEMYSQILDTAKPRNDPDRHHAAFFAYRQQPPFLLQREVCFSELCTFVKCMHGEAPHNGEG, encoded by the exons ATGGATCCACTCCGGTCGCGGTCAAACTGCAGCTGGAAGGAGCCCACTCCACGGCGCAGCGCAGCAGCTTGTGGTTGCGGGCATGCGGTAGCTCGGCGCTCGCGGCCGCAgatcggcgccggcgccggcgggtgGAAGCGACCCAGGGCCATGAAGCACCCGCCGCAGCGCGACGGGGAGCCGTCCCCGTCCCCTCCGCCGCAGCGGCGGCCGCGCGGGTTCGCTTCCACGGCGGGGGGTTCGCCGCGGAGGCGAGGCgagcgggagcgggagcgggaGAAAGAGCGGACGAAGCTGCGGGAGCGGCACCGGCGCGCCATCACTAGCCGCATGCTCGCCGGGCTCCGGCAGCACGGCAACTTCCCGCTCCCCGCCCGCGCCGACATGAACGACGTCCTCGCCGCCCTCGCCCGCGCCGCCGGCTGGACTGTGCAACCCGACGGCACCACCTTCCGCTCCTCCAACCAACCACTcttgccgccgcctcctccccaGCTG CATGGAGTGTTTCAGGTTGCATCTGTGGAAACCCCAGCTTTGATCAATACTCTGAGCAGTTATGTCATTGGAACACCATTAGATTCTCAGGCATCTGCCCTACAAACAGATGACAGTCTGTCACCATCATCACTGGACTCAGTTGTGGCAGACCGAAGCATAAAGACTGAGAACTATGGGAATTCCAGTTCAGTCAGTTCTCTCAACTGTATGGACAATGATCAG CAGTTAATGAGATCAGCAGTATTATTCCCCGGTGATTACACCAAAACTCCATATATACCAGTTTATGCTTCTCTGCCT ATGGGCATTATTAATAGTCACTGCCAATTAGTTGACCCAGAGAGTGTACGTGCTGAACTAAGGCATCTGAAGTCTCTGAACGTGGATGGTGTTGTTGTTGACTGTTGGTGGGGGATTGTGGAAGCCTGGACTCCTCGGAAGTATGAATGGTCTGGTTACAGGGACCTTTTTGGTATAATTAAAGAGTTCAAGCTCAAAGTTCAG GTTGTATTGTCATTTCATGGGTCTGGAGAGATTGGATCTGGTGATGTGTTAATCTCTCTCCCAAAGTGGATCATGGAAATTGCAAAAGAGAACCAGGATATATTTTTTACAGATCGCGAAGGTAGAAGAAACACAGAATGCCTTTCTTGGGGGATTGACAAAGAACGAGTCCTTCGTGGGAGAACTGGCATCGAG GTCTATTTTGATTTCATGAGGAGTTTCCATATGGAATTCAGAAACTTATCTGAAGAGGGTCTTGTTTCTTCTATCGAAATTGGATTAGGTGCTTCTGGGGAGCTAAGATATCCTTCATGTCCAGACACAATGGGCTGGAAATATCCTGGTATTGGTGAGTTTCAG TGTTATGACAGGTACATGCAAAAGCATTTACGGCAATCAGCACTGTCCCGGGGTCATTTGTTTTGGGCACGTGGACCTGATAATGCTGGCTATTATAATTCAAGACCACATGAAACTGGCTTTTTTTGTGATGGAGGCGATTATGACAGCTACTATGGACGTTTTTTCCTTAACTGGTATTCTGGAGTCCTAATGGATCATGTGGATCACGTGCTGTCGCTTGCTAGTCTTGCATTTGATGGAGCAGAAATAGTTGTGAAG GTTCCATCTATCTATTGGTGGTACAGAACTGCAAGCCATGCTGCAGAGCTTACAGCGGGATTCTACAATCCTACAAATAGAGATGGATACTCTCCAGTTTTCAGAATGCTCAAGAAGCATTCTGTAATTCTTAAGCTCGTTTGTTATGGTCCTGAGTTTACAATTCAAGAGAATGATGAAGCATTTGCGGATCCAGAAGGTTTAACCTGGCAG GTAATGAATGCAGCATGGGATCATGGACTATCTCTATGTGTAGAGAGTGCTCTTCCATGTCATAATGGTGAAATGTATTCTCAAATCCTGGACACAGCAAAGCCTAGAAATGACCCTGATCGTCACCATGCTGCGTTCTTTGCGTACCGTCAACAACCTCCGTTCCTTTTGcagagagaagtttgcttttcgGAGCTCTGTACCTTCGTAAAGTGTATGCACG GGGAGGCTCCCCATAATGGAGAAGGTTGA